TGCTCGAGACGCTTCTGCGAGGAGATGTCGACGAGCAGGCAGACGACGGCCGCCTCCTCCGACTGGCCGACGCCCCACGGCGAGAACGTGATCTGATAGACGCGGTCCTCGCCGCCGTCGACGTCGACGTGGGCGACGCGCCGCTCGATGCCCCCGGAGACCACCGTCTCGGGCATCCTGCACCACGGGCAGGGCATGTCCCGCTGAAACAGCGTCTGGTAGCAGGTGCGACGCGAGGCGGCGCTGGTCTCGGCCGCCACGGGGAACGCCCCGCGGTGGAAGAACTGCAGCTCGAACTTCCGGCTGACGATGTAGAGCGTCTCGCCCATGCCGCGCAGGACGGCCTCCATCTTGCGCTGCTCGCTCTCGAGGGAGGAGCTCAGGTCCTTGAACGCGGTGACGTCCCGGATCACCTCGATGGCCGCCGTCGCCACGCCCTCGCCGTCACGCAGCGGGAAGGTGTCGATGCGGTACCAGTGGGGCTTGCCCGCCTCCGGCCGCACGACCTCACGAGTCTGCGCCGCCGCCCGCGCGATCGACTCCTGCGCGGCGCAGGTGACGCAGACCGGCGCGTCCTCCTCCATCCAGGAGCACCGTCCGCCGGCGCCGGGGGCCTCGCCCGATCCGGCGAGGATCTGGCGGTAGGTGTTGTTGGCGAAGAGAACGCGGCGCGAGACGTCGATCACGGCGATGCCGTAGCCGATGCCGTCGAAGATCTTCTGGTGGAGGTCCTTGAGCTGCATCACCTCGGTGAGGAGCCGCTCGTTCTCGGCCGCGGCCACGGCAAAGGGCTCCAGTTCCCTCTGGACCGCGAGCAGCAGATGCCCGGACTCCGCCTCGACGTCCCCGGGCAGGACGCTGGCCAGGATCGGCTGCCTGCAGGAGATCTCGATCGGCCGCAGCGAATCGCCGCCGCGCTCGAGAACCGGCAGTGCGCTCGGGAGGTCCCGCAGCCCCGCGTTCCTGATGACGAGCGCCGCATCCAGGGCCTCCGGCAGCCGCGGGAAGCCCGCTCCCAGCCCGGGTGCGCGCCACAGATCGGTCGAGGGGACGGCCTTCATCGGGTAGAGGACCCGGTCGGGCTCGACCGGCGCCGGGAAACGCAGGCTCCCGTCAGGCTCGACCCCCTCGGGCACGAGCAGCTTGAAGCGCCCGTCGCGGCTGCGGTGCGCGAGCGGGTAGAGGGCGAACGGCTGCGCTCCCCCTCCAGGGCCGGCCGGAAGCGTCGCGTCGAGACCGATCGCCTCCCGGTAGGCCTCGACGGCGGGCCGGCCGTTGCACTCGATGATGCGGTCGGCCTCGGCCCTGGTGACGAAGAGCTTCGAGCCGAGCGGCTCGAAGGAATGGAAGCGCTCGAGCGAGAACTTGAGGTCGGTCTTGATCATGGTCAGGACGACGCCGCCCGTGACGACGCTCCCGTCCGCGAGGGCCGCCGGGGAAGCCCCTTCCGTTACGTGCGAGAGCAGAAGAAACGGCGTACGTCCCTGGAGGCGGCGGCGCAGGAACGAGGCGACGTGGCCCTCGCGGGTCCGGCGGTCCCCCGGCCGCGAGACCACCAGCGCGAGCACGAGGGACGGCTGGCGGTAGAGGTACCAGTGGTAGAGCTTGCGCTCCGGCGCGTAGGCGGGCAGCCCCGGCATCGGCGAGGCGATGAAGGAGTTCCTGAAGGCCTCCCGGACTTCCTGGTCGACGGACCAGCCCTCGTGCGAGCCGACGCCGACCTTCGCCCGCAGGTGTTGCGAGCCGACGAGGAAGAGCTGGACGCCGCAGCCCTGCGCGGACACCCCGGAGCCGCCGGCGAGACCCACCAGGGGGCACTCGCCGAGCACGTCGCGGATGCCGGCGAGGACCTCCGCCGCGTGCTCCTGCTCCACGCCCCCCGCCAGGACGAGGGCGGGGGGCGTCTTGCCGATCTGGGACAGCGCCTCGCGGGCGGCGGACCGCCCGCGCTCGAAGGGACTCCCGACAGTCTCGACGGCGTGCCCGAATGCGATCTTCGCCACGGCGCGGGATTATACAGGACGGCTCTGGCCGATTCGAGGAACGCCGGAGAGCGGGCTCCGGGTCCTACGCGGGAACGCCGTGCGCGAGAAGGGCCGTGTTCCGTCCCCCCCGCTTCGCCTGCAGGAGGGCCTGGTCGGCCCGCTGGAGCAGGTCCGCGGCCGACTCGGCTGCGCCGTGGGTGACGGCGAGGCCGATGCTCACGGTGCACGAGACGCGCGAGGAGGCGCCGTCGGGAAGCGGGACCGCCTGCACCCGCGCGCGGATGCGCTCGGCGATGGCCGCCGCGCCACGCTCGCCGGTGCCGGGGAGCACCACGGCGAACTCGTCCCCGCCGTAGCGGGCGATGGCGTCGACGGCGCGCAACTGAGCCCGGACCGCGGCGGCGACCTCCCGCAGCACCCGGTCGCCGGACTCGTGACCCAGCTCGTCGTTGAGCGCCTTGAAATCGTCCAGGTCGAGCATGCCGACGGTGAGCGGTTGGCCGAAGCGCTGCGCGCGCTGCAGCTCGAGCGCCAGCTGCTCCTCGAGATAGCGCCGGTTGTGGACGCCCGTGAGGTGGTCGGTCACGCAGGCGACGCGCAGCTGCTCGACCTCCTGCTCGAGGCGCGCCTTGCGTATCGCCCCCGAGGCCTGCACGCTCAGGCGCTCCAGCCAGGCGAGGTCGCGTGGCGTGAACGCCTCCTCGCCCTCGCGCTCCGTCAGGTGCAGCACGCCCAGGGCGTGGCCGTCGTCCCGCAGGGGCACCGAGACGAACGAGCGCGACGAGTAGGGGTACTCGCGCTCGCGCTTGAGGTGCGGCTCCCGGTCGATGTCGTGGATGAGGATCGGCTTCCGGTCGTGGAACACGCGGTGGGAGATCGAGCCCGGGGGCAGGACCTCGATGGAGGCGGAGATCGGCGCGTGGTCCCCCCGCAGCGCGCGCGCGGTGATCCGGCCGCGCTCCTCGGCCAGCAGGATCGAGCCGCGGCGCGCCCTGAGGCCGCGCATTGCCGCATCAAGGGCGAGCGGGAGGATCTCGTCCACGCTGCGCGCCGTGAGGCACTTCTCCGCGAGCCTGCCGAGCAGATCCGACTCCTGCTCGCGCTGGACGGCGAGCTCCCGGCAGTGCCGGTGCACGACGCGCGCGACGAGGAACTCCGAGGCGGACGCCAGCAGGTCGCGCTCGCGGCGTGAGAGCGTCGCGCCGGCCAGCGCGAGGTAGCCCACGTCCCAGGGCCCGTGGGTCAGACGCTGCACCGCGAGCGCGCCCTGGGGCACATCGAAGCCGGCCCTGATCATCTCCTCCCGGCGCTCGTACGCGAGGAACGTGGTGTCCCCCGCCTGCGCGAAGCGCGACCGCCAGTCCTGCTCGGCGAGCGCGTGCAGGCCGTCCTCGCCGAGGCCGACCGATGCCAGCACCTCGTGCCCGTCCGCCCCCTCCAGCGGCAGCAGGAGCGCCGCGCCCGCGGCGCCGAACGTGGTCGCGAGGGACTGGAGCAGCTCCCGGACCTCACCCGGCCCGCGCTGGTGGAAGGCGGCGGCCCGCCGCGCCAGGTCGAGCAACTCGCCGCGGCGCGCCAGCAGCCCGTGACGGTGCTGCAGGCGGGAGTCCGCCGCGACGAAACCGGTCGCCAGGGTGCGCACGAACGACGCGACGCGGTCGAGCTCGGTGGCGCCGAGCGATCGCACCCCGGCCTGGCTCTCGAGGAACGCCTGGTTCGACAGGCGGTACCGGGCGATGAAGCCGCGGCGCTGCTCTTCCCCGAGCACCTCGGTGAGCGCCCGCCCGACGATGATCACGGCGTGCGGCTTGCCGAGCCGCCGCAGCGGGACGATGCGGTAGCTGAGGCCCGCGTAGCACCGCGCGGCAAGGACCCGCCGGGATTCCCTGCACGTCCCCGCCTTGCGGAAGCAGTCCTTCTGGCACGCGGCCAGCGTCTCCGGCTGTCGGTGAAGGAACGCGCAGAGCGGCGGCAGGACCGGGAGCGGCTGGACGGGCGCTCCCTTCGCGTCGAAGGTCTGCACGGACAGGCCGGAGAACTCCGAGAACACCGACTGAAACTCGCGCCAGACCCGGCCCGCGGCACCGCTGCGTGTCAACGGCATCGTCACGCGCCTTCTTTCGTCATGCGAGTTCCCACGCCAATCCCCAAAGCAATAACCATGCCGTCGTAACCTGATAGCAACGCGCGACAAGAA
This region of bacterium genomic DNA includes:
- a CDS encoding ATP-binding protein, with translation MAKIAFGHAVETVGSPFERGRSAAREALSQIGKTPPALVLAGGVEQEHAAEVLAGIRDVLGECPLVGLAGGSGVSAQGCGVQLFLVGSQHLRAKVGVGSHEGWSVDQEVREAFRNSFIASPMPGLPAYAPERKLYHWYLYRQPSLVLALVVSRPGDRRTREGHVASFLRRRLQGRTPFLLLSHVTEGASPAALADGSVVTGGVVLTMIKTDLKFSLERFHSFEPLGSKLFVTRAEADRIIECNGRPAVEAYREAIGLDATLPAGPGGGAQPFALYPLAHRSRDGRFKLLVPEGVEPDGSLRFPAPVEPDRVLYPMKAVPSTDLWRAPGLGAGFPRLPEALDAALVIRNAGLRDLPSALPVLERGGDSLRPIEISCRQPILASVLPGDVEAESGHLLLAVQRELEPFAVAAAENERLLTEVMQLKDLHQKIFDGIGYGIAVIDVSRRVLFANNTYRQILAGSGEAPGAGGRCSWMEEDAPVCVTCAAQESIARAAAQTREVVRPEAGKPHWYRIDTFPLRDGEGVATAAIEVIRDVTAFKDLSSSLESEQRKMEAVLRGMGETLYIVSRKFELQFFHRGAFPVAAETSAASRRTCYQTLFQRDMPCPWCRMPETVVSGGIERRVAHVDVDGGEDRVYQITFSPWGVGQSEEAAVVCLLVDISSQKRLEQQMVQSEKLNSLAILSAGMAHELNNPLGAINFNIEILKRREKDRDSQEVLESIRKDVLRINRIVGNLLSFSRSKSISTGRVSLVEVIEASLELFLVVIERRRIEVRKAFAQGLPPVWGNAQDLQQVFVNLIANAVDAMPSGGAIDIEAALDDSPREGAAAAGIAVVYDNAADLAFLRGLMEVPGWEVRFFRGDEEAIDFFRQGQAPPPDVLVLDYADGNADRVDFFVLMVRECAPEARILVVSGPDAADGRLERTAGIAGLLPRPLAAGHVIERVRALLAGMQAQRRHGADLVVRFCDTGVGIPPEIAERIFDPFFTTKETKGTGLGLSVVHKILENHGASIAVDSTPGKGTCFTMVFPQSQGGAGMTFRMEAEDAGGRMIQ
- a CDS encoding diguanylate cyclase translates to MPLTRSGAAGRVWREFQSVFSEFSGLSVQTFDAKGAPVQPLPVLPPLCAFLHRQPETLAACQKDCFRKAGTCRESRRVLAARCYAGLSYRIVPLRRLGKPHAVIIVGRALTEVLGEEQRRGFIARYRLSNQAFLESQAGVRSLGATELDRVASFVRTLATGFVAADSRLQHRHGLLARRGELLDLARRAAAFHQRGPGEVRELLQSLATTFGAAGAALLLPLEGADGHEVLASVGLGEDGLHALAEQDWRSRFAQAGDTTFLAYERREEMIRAGFDVPQGALAVQRLTHGPWDVGYLALAGATLSRRERDLLASASEFLVARVVHRHCRELAVQREQESDLLGRLAEKCLTARSVDEILPLALDAAMRGLRARRGSILLAEERGRITARALRGDHAPISASIEVLPPGSISHRVFHDRKPILIHDIDREPHLKREREYPYSSRSFVSVPLRDDGHALGVLHLTEREGEEAFTPRDLAWLERLSVQASGAIRKARLEQEVEQLRVACVTDHLTGVHNRRYLEEQLALELQRAQRFGQPLTVGMLDLDDFKALNDELGHESGDRVLREVAAAVRAQLRAVDAIARYGGDEFAVVLPGTGERGAAAIAERIRARVQAVPLPDGASSRVSCTVSIGLAVTHGAAESAADLLQRADQALLQAKRGGRNTALLAHGVPA